The proteins below come from a single Piscinibacter gummiphilus genomic window:
- a CDS encoding TRAP transporter small permease subunit, producing the protein MQRYLFAVDKLSTWFGKVTAWAAVALTLLISAEVFSRYALNRPHAWVLDAQIMLYGTLFMCAGAYTLAKSGHVRGDVLYGFFRPRTQASIDLLLYIVFFLPGIVALTWAGWTYANDSLAIREQTFNADPLPVYPFKFVIPVAGAVLLLQGLVEIVRCVVCLRDGAWPAREEDVEEVDVDKLKEMVHATDGDDADPAARPLPAAQRQEGA; encoded by the coding sequence ATGCAGCGCTATCTCTTCGCGGTGGACAAGCTGTCCACCTGGTTCGGCAAGGTCACCGCTTGGGCTGCCGTCGCGCTGACCCTGCTCATCTCGGCCGAGGTGTTCTCGCGCTACGCGCTCAACCGCCCGCATGCCTGGGTGCTCGACGCGCAGATCATGCTCTACGGCACGCTCTTCATGTGTGCCGGGGCCTACACCCTGGCCAAGTCGGGCCATGTGCGCGGCGACGTGCTCTATGGCTTCTTCCGGCCGCGCACGCAGGCGAGCATCGACCTGCTGCTCTACATCGTCTTCTTCCTGCCCGGCATCGTGGCGCTCACCTGGGCCGGTTGGACCTACGCCAACGACTCGCTCGCCATCCGCGAGCAGACCTTCAACGCCGACCCGCTGCCGGTCTACCCGTTCAAGTTCGTGATCCCGGTGGCCGGCGCGGTGCTGCTGCTGCAGGGGCTGGTGGAGATCGTGCGCTGCGTCGTGTGCCTGCGCGACGGCGCCTGGCCCGCGCGTGAGGAAGACGTGGAGGAGGTCGACGTCGACAAGCTCAAGGAGATGGTCCACGCGACCGACGGCGACGACGCCGACCCCGCGGCCCGGCCGCTGCCTGCGGCCCAGCGCCAGGAGGGCGCATGA
- a CDS encoding acetyl/propionyl/methylcrotonyl-CoA carboxylase subunit alpha, whose amino-acid sequence MFKKILIANRGEIACRVAATAKRLGIRTVAVYSDADARAKHVAVCDEAVHIGLSSPKESYLRSERILAAAKATGAEAIHPGYGFLSENEDFAQSCAEAGLVFIGPPASAIQAMGLKAESKRLMAKAGVPLVPGYHGADQDPALLQREAEAIGYPVLIKASAGGGGKGMRIVTAASEFAQALASCQREAQNSFGDSAVLIERYVTRPRHIEIQVFGDTHGHCVYLFERDCSVQRRHQKVLEEAPAPGMTEALRRQMGEAAVAAAKAVGYVGAGTVEFIAEPTEDGGLRFYFMEMNTRLQVEHPVTEAITGFDLVEWQLRVASGEPLPVKQEDLRIHGHAIEARICAENPDKQFMPATGTLQVYRTPPSSSFERSDVRVDAGVREGDAVLPYYDSMIAKIIVWGANREQALARLDAALAQTHIVGLHTNVAFLRRVVASRSFAQADLDTALIEREKASLFNAPPLAAEVAAAGVVAHAIEAEQALQGDDPWSRRDGWRLFGGARRRFELEIQGQHRTVVLERAHRGGAMTLMIGEQRWPFAAASAGGGRHEVQLGERRLPLSVYAFGEKVSVFAPEGAATVSEVDVLAHAGEGAAEGGRLTAPMPGKVISFLVQPGQSVKQGQALALMEAMKMEHAIVSPRDGKVEALLYAPGDQVPEGGELLKLV is encoded by the coding sequence ATGTTCAAGAAGATCCTGATCGCCAACCGGGGCGAGATCGCCTGCCGCGTGGCAGCGACTGCGAAGCGCCTGGGCATCCGCACGGTCGCGGTGTATTCCGATGCCGATGCGCGCGCGAAGCATGTGGCGGTGTGCGACGAGGCGGTGCACATCGGGCTCTCGTCGCCGAAAGAAAGCTATCTGCGCAGCGAGCGCATCCTCGCCGCGGCGAAGGCGACGGGCGCCGAAGCCATCCACCCCGGCTACGGCTTCCTGAGCGAGAACGAAGACTTCGCTCAGTCGTGTGCCGAGGCCGGCCTCGTCTTCATCGGCCCGCCCGCGTCGGCCATCCAGGCGATGGGCCTGAAGGCCGAGAGCAAGCGCCTGATGGCCAAGGCCGGCGTGCCGCTCGTGCCGGGCTACCACGGCGCCGACCAGGACCCTGCCCTCTTGCAGCGCGAGGCCGAAGCCATCGGCTACCCGGTGCTCATCAAGGCGAGCGCGGGCGGTGGCGGCAAGGGCATGCGCATCGTGACGGCGGCCAGCGAGTTCGCGCAGGCGCTGGCGTCGTGCCAGCGCGAGGCACAAAACAGCTTCGGCGATTCGGCGGTGCTGATCGAGCGCTACGTGACGCGGCCGCGGCACATCGAGATCCAGGTGTTCGGGGACACGCACGGCCATTGCGTCTACCTCTTCGAGCGCGACTGCTCGGTGCAGCGCCGCCACCAGAAGGTGCTGGAAGAGGCGCCCGCACCCGGCATGACCGAAGCGCTGCGCCGGCAGATGGGCGAGGCCGCGGTGGCCGCTGCAAAAGCCGTGGGCTACGTGGGTGCGGGCACGGTCGAGTTCATCGCTGAACCGACCGAGGACGGTGGCCTGCGCTTCTACTTCATGGAGATGAACACCCGCCTGCAGGTCGAGCACCCGGTGACCGAGGCCATCACCGGCTTCGACCTCGTGGAGTGGCAGCTTCGCGTGGCGAGCGGCGAGCCGCTGCCGGTGAAGCAGGAAGACCTGCGCATCCACGGCCACGCAATCGAAGCGCGCATCTGCGCCGAGAACCCCGACAAGCAGTTCATGCCCGCGACCGGCACATTGCAGGTCTATCGCACGCCGCCCTCATCGAGCTTCGAACGCTCCGACGTGCGCGTGGATGCCGGCGTGCGCGAAGGCGACGCGGTGCTGCCGTACTACGACTCGATGATCGCCAAGATCATCGTCTGGGGCGCCAACCGCGAGCAGGCGCTGGCGCGGCTCGATGCCGCGCTCGCGCAGACGCACATCGTGGGCCTGCACACCAACGTGGCCTTTCTGCGGCGCGTGGTGGCGAGCCGCTCGTTCGCGCAGGCCGACCTCGACACCGCACTCATCGAGCGCGAAAAGGCATCTCTCTTCAACGCCCCGCCGCTGGCAGCCGAGGTGGCTGCGGCCGGCGTGGTGGCACATGCGATCGAGGCCGAGCAGGCGCTGCAGGGCGACGACCCGTGGTCGCGACGCGATGGATGGCGTCTCTTCGGCGGGGCGCGGCGCCGCTTCGAGCTCGAGATCCAGGGCCAACACCGCACGGTGGTGCTCGAGCGCGCGCACCGCGGCGGCGCAATGACACTCATGATCGGCGAACAGCGCTGGCCGTTTGCCGCTGCGTCGGCGGGCGGCGGCCGGCACGAGGTGCAGCTCGGCGAGCGCCGCCTGCCGCTGTCGGTGTATGCCTTCGGCGAGAAGGTGAGCGTGTTCGCGCCCGAGGGGGCGGCCACCGTGTCGGAGGTCGACGTGCTGGCCCACGCGGGCGAAGGCGCCGCCGAGGGCGGCCGGCTGACCGCGCCGATGCCGGGCAAGGTGATCAGCTTCCTCGTGCAGCCGGGGCAGTCGGTGAAGCAGGGCCAGGCCCTGGCCCTGATGGAAGCGATGAAGATGGAGCACGCCATCGTGTCGCCACGTGACGGCAAGGTCGAGGCGCTCTTGTACGCGCCGGGCGATCAGGTGCCCGAAGGCGGCGAGCTGCTGAAGCTCGTGTGA
- a CDS encoding DUF4126 domain-containing protein: MSGLDTTQLFAVAAALGWASGLRLYAVVFLTGLAGTLGWVQLPAGLHVLQNPLMLGASALMMATEFFADKIPGIDTVWDVLHTLVRIPAGAALAAGVFGMDQASTAAVAAVLGGLLAATSHAAKATTRAAVNTSPEPFSNWGLSLAGDGAVPLMLWLSWVHPWVFFAGLAVAVLVMGVLIWVLAKFLRQLLRRFARAIPN, encoded by the coding sequence GTGAGCGGCTTGGACACCACGCAGCTGTTTGCGGTGGCCGCCGCGCTCGGGTGGGCCAGTGGCCTGCGCCTCTATGCGGTGGTCTTCCTCACCGGCCTGGCCGGCACGCTCGGCTGGGTGCAGCTGCCGGCTGGCCTGCACGTTCTTCAGAACCCGCTGATGCTCGGCGCGAGCGCGCTGATGATGGCCACCGAGTTCTTCGCCGACAAGATCCCCGGCATTGACACCGTGTGGGACGTGCTGCACACCCTCGTGCGCATCCCCGCTGGTGCGGCGCTGGCGGCCGGTGTGTTCGGCATGGACCAGGCGTCGACCGCCGCCGTGGCCGCCGTCCTGGGTGGCCTTCTCGCCGCCACGAGCCACGCGGCCAAGGCCACCACCCGTGCGGCCGTCAACACCTCGCCCGAACCGTTCTCGAACTGGGGCTTGTCGCTCGCCGGTGACGGCGCGGTGCCGCTGATGCTGTGGCTCTCGTGGGTGCACCCGTGGGTGTTCTTCGCCGGCCTGGCGGTGGCGGTGCTGGTGATGGGGGTGCTGATCTGGGTGCTGGCGAAATTCCTGCGGCAATTGCTGCGGCGCTTCGCCCGCGCCATTCCGAACTGA
- a CDS encoding rhodanese-like domain-containing protein, producing MKKTAKALVDETMARVTTYTAEQAREMHGQPGVQLVDVRGVLELEQEGVIPGQPPDPAADTEFVLFGDSGWHSAQTTQVLTETGVAHTPARKGAG from the coding sequence ATGAAGAAAACCGCCAAGGCCCTGGTCGATGAAACGATGGCCCGCGTGACGACCTACACCGCGGAGCAGGCGCGCGAGATGCACGGCCAGCCGGGCGTGCAGCTGGTCGACGTGCGAGGCGTGCTCGAGCTGGAGCAGGAAGGCGTGATCCCCGGCCAGCCTCCCGACCCGGCCGCCGACACCGAGTTCGTGCTCTTCGGCGATTCGGGCTGGCATTCGGCGCAGACCACGCAGGTGCTCACGGAAACCGGCGTGGCCCACACGCCGGCGCGCAAGGGCGCCGGCTGA
- a CDS encoding 2-hydroxychromene-2-carboxylate isomerase: MGRAPIEFYFDFSSPYSYIASEWIGALAARHARTVRWHAILLGATFQAAELKSPVSHPIKREYSLLDFERSARFAGVPLTMPQPFPIATQNAARLFWWLNAQNESRAIAWARHALRAYFTRGVNLNDPSALAGLAQEFGLLQGEAEAVWNDPVWKARLKQENEQAIAAGVFGAPFFVIDGEPFWGNDRRAQMERWLEKGPF, translated from the coding sequence ATGGGCCGCGCACCGATCGAGTTCTACTTCGACTTCTCCTCGCCGTATTCGTACATCGCGTCGGAGTGGATCGGCGCGCTGGCCGCGCGGCATGCGCGCACCGTGCGTTGGCACGCCATCCTGCTGGGGGCGACCTTCCAGGCCGCCGAGCTGAAGAGCCCGGTGTCGCACCCGATCAAGCGCGAGTATTCGCTGCTCGACTTCGAGCGGTCTGCACGCTTTGCCGGGGTGCCGCTCACGATGCCGCAGCCTTTTCCGATCGCCACGCAAAACGCTGCGCGGCTTTTCTGGTGGTTGAACGCGCAGAACGAGAGCCGCGCCATCGCCTGGGCCCGGCATGCGCTGCGGGCCTACTTCACCCGCGGCGTCAACCTCAACGACCCGTCGGCGCTGGCGGGGCTTGCACAGGAATTCGGATTGCTGCAAGGTGAGGCCGAAGCCGTGTGGAACGACCCGGTCTGGAAAGCCCGGCTCAAGCAGGAGAACGAGCAGGCGATCGCCGCGGGGGTGTTCGGTGCGCCGTTCTTCGTGATCGACGGCGAGCCGTTCTGGGGCAACGACCGGCGGGCGCAGATGGAGCGCTGGCTGGAGAAAGGCCCGTTCTAG
- a CDS encoding enoyl-CoA hydratase/isomerase family protein produces MSLLDIQRQGHVARVFLNRPEVRNAFNDAVIAELTAAFTQLGSDESLRAIVLGGHGKAFCAGADLSWMRAMADYSWEQNRADAQALADMLWTLWRCPVPVVGRIHGDCYAGGVGLAAVCDVLVASDAAAFCLSEAKLGLLPGTISPYVIRALGEQASRRYFTTAERFSAAQAHALGFVHELCSAEALDAKVDEIVAALCANGPMAVRACKQLVQDMAGAPLDEALRAETARRIADIRASDEGREGVQSFLNKRKPSWLDGV; encoded by the coding sequence ATGAGTCTTCTCGACATCCAGCGGCAGGGCCACGTGGCGCGTGTCTTCCTCAACCGCCCCGAGGTGCGCAACGCCTTCAACGACGCGGTGATCGCCGAGCTCACCGCCGCCTTCACCCAATTGGGCAGCGATGAAAGCCTGCGCGCCATCGTGCTCGGCGGTCACGGCAAGGCCTTCTGCGCCGGGGCCGACCTGTCGTGGATGCGCGCGATGGCCGACTACAGCTGGGAGCAGAACCGTGCCGATGCGCAGGCGCTGGCCGACATGCTGTGGACCCTCTGGCGCTGCCCGGTGCCCGTGGTCGGCCGCATCCACGGTGACTGTTATGCAGGTGGCGTGGGGCTGGCGGCGGTGTGCGATGTGCTGGTCGCATCCGACGCCGCGGCCTTCTGCCTGAGCGAGGCGAAGCTCGGCCTGCTGCCGGGCACGATCAGCCCGTATGTGATCCGCGCGTTGGGCGAGCAGGCCTCGCGCCGCTACTTCACGACGGCCGAGCGCTTCAGCGCCGCGCAGGCGCACGCGCTCGGTTTCGTGCACGAGCTGTGCAGCGCCGAGGCGCTCGATGCCAAGGTCGACGAGATCGTGGCCGCGCTGTGCGCCAACGGGCCGATGGCGGTGCGGGCCTGCAAGCAGCTCGTGCAGGACATGGCCGGTGCGCCCCTCGACGAGGCCCTGCGCGCCGAGACCGCACGCCGCATCGCCGACATCCGCGCGAGCGACGAAGGCCGCGAGGGCGTGCAGTCGTTCCTGAACAAGCGCAAGCCTTCGTGGCTTGACGGCGTGTGA
- a CDS encoding carboxyl transferase domain-containing protein, with product MPALTSKLSPRSEEFKVNAGAMRVLVDALNAHLAEVALGGGTGPRVKHVARGKLLPRDRVEMLLDPDTPFLEVAPLAAHGLYNGDAPGAGVIAGIGRVSGVDCMIVCNDATVKGGTYYPMTVKKHLRAQEIAQANRLPCIYLVDSGGANLPNQDEVFPDRDHFGRIFFNQAQMSAQGIPQIAVVMGSCTAGGAYVPAMSDESIIVKEQGTIFLAGPPLVKAAIGEVVSAEDLGGGDVHTRLSGVADHLAQNDTHALAIARNAVARLNWKKPQPLACIAPREPLFDAAELHGVIPTDTKKPFDVREIIARIVDASEFDEFKARYGQTLVTGFAHIEGMPVGIVANNGVLFSESAQKGAHFIELCCQRKIPLVFLQNITGFMVGKKYENEGIAKHGAKMVTAVATANVPKFTVIIGGSFGAGNYGMCGRAYDPRFLWMWPNARISVMGGEQAASVLATVRRDGIEAKGGQWSADEEAAFKRPIREQFERQADPYYATARLWDDGIIDPADTRRVLALGLSASLNAPIADAKFGVFRM from the coding sequence ATGCCCGCACTCACTTCCAAGCTCAGCCCACGCTCCGAGGAATTCAAGGTCAACGCAGGGGCCATGCGCGTTCTGGTGGACGCTCTCAATGCCCACCTTGCCGAGGTGGCCTTGGGGGGCGGCACGGGCCCGCGCGTGAAGCACGTGGCGCGCGGCAAGCTGCTGCCGCGCGACCGGGTGGAGATGCTGCTCGACCCCGACACGCCCTTCCTCGAAGTGGCGCCGCTCGCCGCGCATGGCCTGTACAACGGCGACGCGCCGGGCGCGGGCGTGATCGCCGGCATCGGCCGCGTCTCGGGGGTCGACTGCATGATCGTCTGCAACGACGCCACGGTGAAGGGCGGCACCTACTACCCGATGACGGTGAAGAAGCACCTGCGCGCGCAGGAGATCGCGCAGGCCAACCGCCTGCCCTGCATCTACCTCGTCGACTCGGGCGGTGCCAACCTGCCTAACCAGGACGAAGTCTTCCCCGACCGCGACCACTTCGGTCGCATCTTCTTCAACCAGGCGCAGATGAGCGCGCAGGGCATTCCGCAGATCGCGGTGGTGATGGGCTCGTGCACCGCGGGGGGTGCCTATGTGCCGGCGATGAGCGATGAGTCGATCATCGTGAAGGAGCAGGGCACGATCTTCCTCGCCGGCCCGCCGCTCGTGAAGGCCGCCATCGGTGAGGTGGTGAGCGCCGAAGACTTAGGGGGTGGCGACGTGCACACGCGCCTCTCCGGCGTGGCCGACCACCTCGCGCAGAACGACACGCACGCACTCGCCATCGCGCGCAACGCGGTGGCACGCCTCAACTGGAAGAAGCCACAGCCGCTCGCCTGCATCGCGCCGCGCGAGCCGCTCTTCGATGCGGCCGAGCTGCACGGCGTGATCCCCACCGACACGAAGAAGCCCTTCGACGTGCGCGAGATCATCGCCCGCATCGTCGACGCGAGCGAGTTCGACGAATTCAAGGCGCGCTACGGGCAGACCCTCGTCACCGGCTTCGCGCACATCGAGGGCATGCCGGTGGGCATCGTCGCCAACAACGGCGTGCTGTTCTCCGAGTCGGCGCAGAAAGGCGCGCACTTCATCGAGCTGTGCTGCCAGCGCAAGATCCCGCTTGTCTTCCTGCAGAACATCACCGGCTTCATGGTCGGCAAGAAGTACGAGAACGAGGGCATCGCCAAACACGGCGCCAAGATGGTGACGGCGGTGGCCACCGCGAATGTCCCGAAGTTCACCGTGATCATCGGCGGCAGCTTCGGCGCCGGCAACTACGGCATGTGCGGCCGTGCCTACGACCCGCGCTTCCTCTGGATGTGGCCCAACGCACGCATCTCGGTGATGGGCGGCGAGCAGGCCGCCAGCGTGCTCGCCACCGTGCGGCGCGACGGCATCGAAGCCAAGGGCGGTCAGTGGAGCGCCGACGAAGAGGCCGCGTTCAAGCGGCCCATCCGCGAGCAGTTCGAGCGCCAGGCCGATCCGTACTACGCAACGGCCCGGCTCTGGGACGACGGCATCATCGACCCCGCCGACACGCGCCGCGTGCTGGCGCTGGGGCTGAGTGCCAGTCTCAACGCGCCCATCGCCGACGCGAAATTCGGCGTGTTTCGCATGTAA
- a CDS encoding TRAP transporter large permease produces MKLRKELWFGLSLMGVIVAGVLYMLASAPEITNGHIGLVMLALVVVAIMLGFPTAFTLMGMGMLFAYFAYHSGGQTASGAMTQTLDLMVQRAFSVMASDVLIAIPLFVFMGYLVERANLISKLFHSLHLALARVPGSLAVATLVTCAIFATATGIVGAVVTLMGLLALPPMLRAGYDVRMSAGAITAGGCLGILIPPSVLLIVYGATAGVSVVQLYAGAFFPGVMLAGLYIVYVIILAKVKPKLAPPLTAEQRLVPLPPQLLAIGAIGERHAVPALLSAIKGRRNASVPVRYLLQQLFVALLPLLLFVVVGVMSYRTATSVDAAPDDSGLQQIGDLSSKRATGGLSEPPSADEPAQGGLSEPPSSDGGLAEPPAEPSDGASAAGAVQEPPAAPAALAEPPGASASAAELPSSKPAPVGYWVGLAIGALALLVYYALLSFSRLEIFKMLLASFFPLLIMILAVLGSIVFGLATPTEAAAVGALGGFVLAAAYRQLNLTMVKESVYLTAKTSAMVCWLFVGSAIFSAAFALLGGQALVEHWVLGMDLTPVQFLVLSQIIIFVLGWPLEWTEIIVIFMPIFVPLLPKFGVDPLFFGLLVALNLQTAFLSPPVAMSAFYLKGVAPKHVTLNQIFAGMLPFMGIQVIAIILLYIFPQIGLWLPQLLYK; encoded by the coding sequence ATGAAGCTGCGCAAGGAGTTGTGGTTCGGCCTCTCGCTGATGGGCGTGATCGTCGCCGGCGTGCTGTACATGCTGGCGAGCGCGCCCGAGATCACCAACGGGCACATCGGCCTCGTGATGCTGGCGCTGGTGGTGGTGGCCATCATGCTGGGCTTTCCCACCGCGTTCACGCTCATGGGCATGGGCATGCTCTTCGCCTACTTCGCGTACCACTCGGGCGGGCAGACGGCGAGCGGCGCGATGACGCAGACGCTCGACCTCATGGTGCAGCGCGCCTTCTCGGTGATGGCGAGCGACGTGCTCATCGCCATTCCGCTCTTCGTCTTCATGGGCTACCTGGTCGAGCGCGCCAACCTGATCTCCAAGCTCTTCCACAGCCTGCACCTGGCGCTCGCACGCGTGCCCGGCTCGCTGGCGGTGGCCACGCTCGTGACCTGCGCGATCTTCGCCACGGCCACCGGCATCGTGGGCGCGGTGGTCACGCTGATGGGCTTGCTCGCGCTGCCGCCCATGCTGCGGGCGGGCTACGACGTGCGCATGTCGGCCGGGGCCATCACGGCCGGCGGCTGCCTGGGCATCCTCATTCCCCCATCGGTGCTGCTCATCGTCTATGGCGCGACGGCGGGTGTCTCGGTGGTGCAGCTCTACGCGGGTGCGTTCTTCCCCGGCGTGATGCTCGCGGGCCTGTACATCGTGTACGTGATCATCCTGGCCAAGGTGAAGCCCAAGCTCGCGCCGCCGCTCACCGCCGAGCAGCGCCTGGTGCCGCTGCCGCCGCAGCTGCTGGCCATCGGCGCCATTGGCGAGCGTCATGCAGTGCCGGCGCTGCTGTCGGCCATCAAGGGCCGTCGCAATGCGAGCGTGCCGGTGCGCTACCTGCTGCAGCAGCTCTTCGTCGCCCTCCTGCCCCTGCTGCTCTTTGTGGTGGTGGGCGTGATGAGCTACCGCACCGCCACGAGCGTGGACGCTGCACCCGACGACTCGGGCCTGCAGCAGATCGGCGATCTCTCGAGCAAGCGCGCGACGGGTGGGCTGAGCGAGCCGCCGTCGGCCGACGAGCCCGCGCAGGGCGGGCTGTCCGAGCCGCCGTCGTCGGATGGCGGCTTGGCAGAGCCGCCGGCCGAGCCGTCGGATGGGGCCAGTGCGGCTGGCGCGGTGCAGGAGCCGCCGGCCGCCCCGGCGGCGTTGGCCGAACCGCCGGGCGCTTCGGCGAGCGCGGCGGAGCTGCCCAGCTCGAAGCCCGCTCCGGTCGGCTACTGGGTCGGCCTGGCCATCGGCGCGCTGGCGCTGCTCGTGTACTACGCGCTGCTGAGCTTCTCGCGCCTCGAGATCTTCAAGATGCTGCTGGCGTCGTTCTTCCCGCTGCTCATCATGATCCTCGCGGTGCTGGGCTCCATCGTGTTCGGCCTGGCCACGCCCACGGAGGCGGCGGCGGTCGGGGCGCTGGGCGGCTTCGTGCTCGCGGCGGCCTACCGCCAGCTCAACCTCACGATGGTGAAGGAGTCGGTGTACCTCACCGCCAAGACCTCGGCGATGGTGTGCTGGCTCTTCGTCGGCTCGGCCATCTTCTCGGCTGCGTTTGCGCTCCTGGGCGGGCAGGCGCTGGTCGAGCACTGGGTGCTGGGCATGGACCTCACGCCGGTGCAGTTCCTGGTGCTGAGCCAGATCATCATCTTCGTGCTCGGCTGGCCGCTCGAATGGACCGAGATCATCGTGATCTTCATGCCGATCTTCGTGCCGCTGCTGCCGAAGTTCGGCGTCGACCCGCTCTTCTTCGGCCTGCTGGTCGCGCTCAACCTGCAGACGGCCTTCCTGAGCCCGCCGGTTGCGATGTCGGCCTTCTACCTGAAGGGCGTGGCGCCCAAGCACGTGACGCTGAACCAGATCTTCGCCGGCATGCTGCCCTTCATGGGCATCCAGGTGATCGCGATCATCCTGCTCTACATCTTTCCGCAGATCGGATTGTGGTTGCCGCAGTTGCTCTACAAATGA
- a CDS encoding hydroxymethylglutaryl-CoA lyase, with amino-acid sequence MFPSHVTLVEVGPRDGLQNEKQPVAAVHKIELVHRLQAAGVREIEATSFVSPKWVPQMADNTEVMAGIVRQGGVRYSVLVPNMKGLEAALPTKPDEVVVFGAASEAFSQRNINCSIAESIERFAPVVAAAHEAGLKVRGAISCALGCPYQGEVSADEVERVVKLMKQIGVDHCGVADTIGVGTPRKVQLAMERALKHYPLVEVSGHFHDTYGQALSNIYACLEMGVHTFDASVAGLGGCPYAKGATGNVATEDVLFMLNGLGISTGIDLEALVDAGAYISGVLDRPPVSRVGRALLAKREKASA; translated from the coding sequence ATGTTTCCTAGCCATGTGACGCTGGTCGAGGTGGGTCCGCGAGACGGTCTGCAGAACGAGAAGCAGCCCGTCGCCGCAGTGCACAAGATCGAACTCGTGCACCGCCTGCAGGCGGCCGGCGTGCGCGAGATCGAAGCCACCAGTTTCGTGAGCCCCAAGTGGGTGCCGCAGATGGCCGACAACACCGAGGTGATGGCGGGCATCGTGCGCCAGGGCGGTGTGCGCTACTCGGTGCTGGTGCCCAACATGAAGGGGCTCGAAGCGGCGTTGCCGACGAAGCCCGATGAAGTGGTCGTCTTCGGTGCGGCGAGCGAAGCCTTCAGCCAGCGCAACATCAACTGCAGCATTGCCGAGAGCATCGAGCGCTTCGCGCCGGTGGTGGCCGCGGCGCACGAGGCAGGCCTCAAGGTGCGTGGCGCGATCTCGTGCGCGCTCGGCTGCCCCTACCAGGGCGAGGTGAGTGCCGACGAGGTGGAGCGGGTGGTGAAGCTCATGAAGCAGATCGGTGTCGATCACTGCGGCGTGGCCGACACCATCGGCGTGGGCACGCCGCGCAAGGTGCAGCTCGCGATGGAGCGGGCGTTGAAGCACTACCCGCTGGTCGAGGTGAGCGGGCATTTCCACGACACCTACGGCCAGGCGCTCTCCAACATCTACGCCTGTCTCGAGATGGGCGTGCACACCTTCGACGCGAGCGTGGCCGGCCTCGGTGGCTGCCCGTATGCGAAGGGCGCCACCGGCAACGTGGCGACCGAAGACGTGCTCTTCATGCTGAACGGGCTCGGCATCTCGACCGGCATCGACCTCGAGGCGCTGGTCGACGCCGGGGCCTACATCTCCGGCGTGCTGGACCGCCCGCCGGTGTCGCGGGTGGGGCGCGCGCTGTTGGCCAAACGGGAGAAAGCAAGCGCATGA
- a CDS encoding TRAP transporter substrate-binding protein, with protein sequence MSSPAPQRRRFLKTATAAAAGAGALAAPMVSNAQTTSLRFQSTWPAKDIFHEYATDFAKKVNDMAGSRLKIEVLPAGAVVPAFQLLEAVNKGTLDGGHGVVAYHYGKNSALALWGSGPAFGMDPNMVLAWHNYGGGKALLEEIYKSIKMDVVSYLYGPMPTQPFGWFKKPIGKAADVKGMKFRTVGLAVDMYTAMGAAVNPLPGGEIVPALDRGLIDGAEFNNASSDKVLGFPDVAKNCMLQSFHQSGEQFEILFNKGKLDALPAELRAIVDYGVQAASADMSWKAIDRNSKDYDELKKMGVKFYKTPDAILKAQLDAWDDIMKKKGGENPLFKKVLDSQRAFAQRAKAWQNDYMVDFNMAYSRYFGKGAKKT encoded by the coding sequence GTGAGCTCACCCGCACCGCAACGTCGTCGCTTCCTCAAGACCGCCACCGCTGCCGCCGCAGGCGCCGGCGCACTCGCCGCCCCGATGGTGTCGAACGCGCAGACGACCTCGCTGCGCTTCCAGAGCACCTGGCCGGCGAAAGACATCTTCCACGAGTACGCCACCGACTTCGCCAAGAAGGTGAACGACATGGCCGGCAGCCGCCTCAAGATCGAGGTGCTGCCCGCAGGCGCCGTGGTGCCTGCCTTCCAGCTGCTCGAAGCCGTCAACAAGGGCACGCTCGATGGCGGCCACGGCGTGGTGGCCTACCACTACGGCAAGAACTCGGCGCTGGCGCTCTGGGGCTCGGGCCCGGCCTTCGGCATGGACCCGAACATGGTGCTCGCCTGGCACAACTACGGCGGCGGCAAGGCGCTGCTCGAAGAGATCTACAAGTCCATCAAGATGGACGTCGTCTCGTACCTCTACGGCCCGATGCCGACCCAGCCCTTCGGCTGGTTCAAGAAGCCGATCGGCAAGGCGGCCGACGTGAAGGGCATGAAGTTCCGCACCGTCGGCCTCGCGGTCGACATGTACACCGCGATGGGCGCGGCGGTGAACCCGCTGCCCGGCGGCGAGATCGTGCCCGCGCTCGACCGTGGCCTGATCGACGGCGCCGAGTTCAACAACGCCTCGAGCGACAAGGTGCTCGGCTTCCCCGACGTGGCCAAGAACTGCATGCTGCAAAGCTTCCACCAGAGCGGCGAGCAGTTCGAGATCCTCTTCAACAAGGGCAAGCTCGACGCGCTGCCGGCCGAGCTGCGCGCCATCGTCGACTACGGTGTGCAGGCCGCGAGCGCCGACATGAGCTGGAAGGCCATCGACCGCAACTCGAAGGACTACGACGAGCTGAAGAAGATGGGCGTGAAGTTCTACAAGACGCCCGACGCCATCTTGAAGGCCCAGCTCGACGCGTGGGACGACATCATGAAGAAGAAGGGCGGCGAGAACCCGCTCTTCAAGAAGGTGCTCGACTCGCAGCGCGCCTTCGCGCAGCGCGCCAAGGCCTGGCAGAACGACTACATGGTCGACTTCAACATGGCCTACAGCCGCTACTTCGGCAAGGGCGCGAAGAAGACCTGA